One genomic window of Quercus lobata isolate SW786 chromosome 9, ValleyOak3.0 Primary Assembly, whole genome shotgun sequence includes the following:
- the LOC115959261 gene encoding auxin-responsive protein SAUR32 translates to MGISADKHQLNFHIHMPHLHFHHHHHDHDNKKELKDIPKGCLAVMVGQGEEQQRFVIPVIYINHPLFMQLLKEAEKEFGFDQKGPITIPCHVEEFRTVQGMIDKEQSVQHHHHVWCFRV, encoded by the coding sequence ATGGGGATTAGTGCTGACAAACACCAGTTGAATTTCCATATCCACATGCCACACCTTCActttcaccaccaccaccatgacCATGACAACAAGAAAGAACTGAAAGACATCCCAAAGGGGTGTTTGGCAGTCATGGTGGGTCAAGGTGAAGAGCAACAAAGGTTTGTGATCCCTGTGATTTACATCAACCACCCGCTCTTCATGCAGTTGTTGAAGGAAGCTGAGAAAGAGTTTGGCTTTGACCAGAAGGGACCCATCACCATACCTTGCCATGTCGAGGAGTTTCGCACCGTCCAAGGCATGATTGACAAGGAGCAATCAGTCCAGCACCACCACCATGTTTGGTGCTTTAGGGTTTGA
- the LOC115960136 gene encoding CDPK-related kinase 4-like isoform X2: protein MGHCCSKSTPVVNTDESPTVNGVSTAGTPSATSQPHYANSAVAAASGGATPLHSFAASPFQSPLPAGVAPSPARTPGRKFRWPLPPPSPAKPIMSAILRRRGPARETGGPEPIPEEGGAAVGGGGEGERGLDKSFGYPKNFGAKYDIGKEIGRGHFGHTCFAKGKKGELKGHSVAVKIISKAKMTTAIAIEDVRREVKILKALSGHNNLVKFHDAFEDANNVYIVMELCEGGELLDRILARGGRYMEEDAKTIIVQILSVVSYCHLQGVVHRDLKPENFLFVTKDEDTPMKVIDFGLSDFIRPDQRLNDIVGSAYYVAPEVLHRSYSVEADLWSIGVITYILLCGSRPFWARTESGIFRSVLRADPNFDDSPWPIVTPEAKDFVRRLLNKDHRKRMTAAQALTHPWLRDENRAVPLDILIYKLVKSYIRATPFKRAALKALSKALTEDELVYLKAQFRLLDPKNGCVSLENFRAKIAGSHEKYH, encoded by the exons ATGGGCCATTGCTGCAGCAAGAGCACCCCCGTCGTCAACACCGACGAATCCCCCACCGTCAACGGCGTTTCCACCGCCGGTACACCGTCGGCGACTTCCCAACCGCACTACGCCAACTCCGCCGTCGCTGCCGCCTCCGGCGGCGCCACCCCCTTGCACTCCTTCGCCGCCAGTCCGTTCCAGAGCCCACTCCCCGCCGGAGTAGCTCCCTCGCCGGCGAGAACTCCGGGGAGGAAGTTCAGATGGCCGCTCCcgcctccgtctccggcgaagCCGATCATGTCGGCGATACTCCGGCGGCGAGGTCCGGCGAGGGAGACGGGAGGACCGGAGCCGATACCGGAGGAAGGAGGAGCAGCagtaggaggaggaggagagggagagagaggactTGATAAGAGCTTTGGGTACCCAAAGAACTTTGGAGCAAAGTATGATATTGGCAAAGAAATAGGGcgagggcattttggtcatacTTGTTTTGCTAAAGGGAAAAAAGGAGAGCTTAAAGGTCACTCTGTAGCTGTTAAAATTATCTCCAAAGCTAAG ATGACAACGGCAATAGCGATTGAAGATGTTCGCAGGGAagtgaaaatattaaaagcCTTATCTGGGCATAACAATCTGGTCAAATTTCATGATGCGTTTGAGGATGCCAACAACGTGTACATAGTTATGGA ATTGTGTGAGGGTGGAGAACTACTGGACAGAATTCTGGCAAG AGGTGGAAGATACATGGAGGAAGATGCTAAAACAATTATTGTCCAAATTTTAAGTGTGGTTTCCTATTGTCATCTTCAAGGTGTTGTGCATCGTGATCTAAAGCCAGAG aattttctttttgtcacAAAAGATGAGGATACTCCAATGAAGGTTATTGATTTTGGTCTATCTGATTTTATTAGGCCAG ATCAACGGCTCAATGATATTGTTGGTAGTGCGTACTATGTTGCACCTGAAGTGCTTCATAGATCTTACAGTGTTGAAGCAGATTTATGGAGCATTGGTGTCATAACATATATTTTGTTATGCGGAAGCAGACCTTTTTGGGCACGTACCGAATCAGGAATCTTTCGTTCTGTGCTAAGGGCTGATCCTAATTTTGATGATTCACCTTGGCCTATTGTGACACCAGAAGCTAAAGATTTTGTTAGAAGGCTTCTGAACAAGGACCACAGGAAAAGAATGACTGCTGCTCAAGCACTAA CTCACCCATGGTTACGAGATGAAAACCGTGCTGTGCCTTTAGATATTTTGATCTACAAGTTAGTTAAGTCATATATCCGTGCAACACCTTTCAAACGTGCAGCATTAAAG GCTCTCTCAAAAGCTCTAACAGAAGATGAGCTGGTGTACCTTAAGGCTCAATTTAGGCTCTTGGATCCAAAAAATGGATGTGTGTCCCTCGAGAATTTTAGAGCG AAAATTGCAGGCTCTCATGAGAAATACCACTGA
- the LOC115960136 gene encoding CDPK-related kinase 4-like isoform X1, whose amino-acid sequence MGHCCSKSTPVVNTDESPTVNGVSTAGTPSATSQPHYANSAVAAASGGATPLHSFAASPFQSPLPAGVAPSPARTPGRKFRWPLPPPSPAKPIMSAILRRRGPARETGGPEPIPEEGGAAVGGGGEGERGLDKSFGYPKNFGAKYDIGKEIGRGHFGHTCFAKGKKGELKGHSVAVKIISKAKMTTAIAIEDVRREVKILKALSGHNNLVKFHDAFEDANNVYIVMELCEGGELLDRILARGGRYMEEDAKTIIVQILSVVSYCHLQGVVHRDLKPENFLFVTKDEDTPMKVIDFGLSDFIRPDQRLNDIVGSAYYVAPEVLHRSYSVEADLWSIGVITYILLCGSRPFWARTESGIFRSVLRADPNFDDSPWPIVTPEAKDFVRRLLNKDHRKRMTAAQALTHPWLRDENRAVPLDILIYKLVKSYIRATPFKRAALKALSKALTEDELVYLKAQFRLLDPKNGCVSLENFRAALMRNTTDAMKESKVSDILNLMDPLSYKRMDFEEFCAAAISTYQLEALEGWENIASSAFEYFEQEGNRVISVEELAQELNLGPQAHPLLKDWIRDSDRKLSFLGFTKFLHGVTIRSSNTRH is encoded by the exons ATGGGCCATTGCTGCAGCAAGAGCACCCCCGTCGTCAACACCGACGAATCCCCCACCGTCAACGGCGTTTCCACCGCCGGTACACCGTCGGCGACTTCCCAACCGCACTACGCCAACTCCGCCGTCGCTGCCGCCTCCGGCGGCGCCACCCCCTTGCACTCCTTCGCCGCCAGTCCGTTCCAGAGCCCACTCCCCGCCGGAGTAGCTCCCTCGCCGGCGAGAACTCCGGGGAGGAAGTTCAGATGGCCGCTCCcgcctccgtctccggcgaagCCGATCATGTCGGCGATACTCCGGCGGCGAGGTCCGGCGAGGGAGACGGGAGGACCGGAGCCGATACCGGAGGAAGGAGGAGCAGCagtaggaggaggaggagagggagagagaggactTGATAAGAGCTTTGGGTACCCAAAGAACTTTGGAGCAAAGTATGATATTGGCAAAGAAATAGGGcgagggcattttggtcatacTTGTTTTGCTAAAGGGAAAAAAGGAGAGCTTAAAGGTCACTCTGTAGCTGTTAAAATTATCTCCAAAGCTAAG ATGACAACGGCAATAGCGATTGAAGATGTTCGCAGGGAagtgaaaatattaaaagcCTTATCTGGGCATAACAATCTGGTCAAATTTCATGATGCGTTTGAGGATGCCAACAACGTGTACATAGTTATGGA ATTGTGTGAGGGTGGAGAACTACTGGACAGAATTCTGGCAAG AGGTGGAAGATACATGGAGGAAGATGCTAAAACAATTATTGTCCAAATTTTAAGTGTGGTTTCCTATTGTCATCTTCAAGGTGTTGTGCATCGTGATCTAAAGCCAGAG aattttctttttgtcacAAAAGATGAGGATACTCCAATGAAGGTTATTGATTTTGGTCTATCTGATTTTATTAGGCCAG ATCAACGGCTCAATGATATTGTTGGTAGTGCGTACTATGTTGCACCTGAAGTGCTTCATAGATCTTACAGTGTTGAAGCAGATTTATGGAGCATTGGTGTCATAACATATATTTTGTTATGCGGAAGCAGACCTTTTTGGGCACGTACCGAATCAGGAATCTTTCGTTCTGTGCTAAGGGCTGATCCTAATTTTGATGATTCACCTTGGCCTATTGTGACACCAGAAGCTAAAGATTTTGTTAGAAGGCTTCTGAACAAGGACCACAGGAAAAGAATGACTGCTGCTCAAGCACTAA CTCACCCATGGTTACGAGATGAAAACCGTGCTGTGCCTTTAGATATTTTGATCTACAAGTTAGTTAAGTCATATATCCGTGCAACACCTTTCAAACGTGCAGCATTAAAG GCTCTCTCAAAAGCTCTAACAGAAGATGAGCTGGTGTACCTTAAGGCTCAATTTAGGCTCTTGGATCCAAAAAATGGATGTGTGTCCCTCGAGAATTTTAGAGCG GCTCTCATGAGAAATACCACTGATGCCATGAAGGAGTCGAAGGTTTCTGACATTTTGAATTTG ATGGATCCGCTCTCTTATAAAAGAATGGACTTCGAAGAGTTTTGTGCTGCCGCAATCAGTACCTATCAGCTTGAGGCTCTTGAAGGATGGGAGAACATTGCAAGTTCGGCTTTTGAGTATTTTGAACAGGAAGGAAACCGGGTCATTTCAGTTGAGGAACTGGCACAG GAACTGAATCTGGGTCCTCAAGCTCACCCTTTACTTAAGGATTGGATCAGAGACTCAGACAGAAAACTCAGCTTCCTTGGATTTACCAAATTCTTACATGGTGTGACAATACGTAGTTCTAATACAAGACACTGA
- the LOC115960136 gene encoding CDPK-related kinase 3-like isoform X3 gives MTTAIAIEDVRREVKILKALSGHNNLVKFHDAFEDANNVYIVMELCEGGELLDRILARGGRYMEEDAKTIIVQILSVVSYCHLQGVVHRDLKPENFLFVTKDEDTPMKVIDFGLSDFIRPDQRLNDIVGSAYYVAPEVLHRSYSVEADLWSIGVITYILLCGSRPFWARTESGIFRSVLRADPNFDDSPWPIVTPEAKDFVRRLLNKDHRKRMTAAQALTHPWLRDENRAVPLDILIYKLVKSYIRATPFKRAALKALSKALTEDELVYLKAQFRLLDPKNGCVSLENFRAALMRNTTDAMKESKVSDILNLMDPLSYKRMDFEEFCAAAISTYQLEALEGWENIASSAFEYFEQEGNRVISVEELAQELNLGPQAHPLLKDWIRDSDRKLSFLGFTKFLHGVTIRSSNTRH, from the exons ATGACAACGGCAATAGCGATTGAAGATGTTCGCAGGGAagtgaaaatattaaaagcCTTATCTGGGCATAACAATCTGGTCAAATTTCATGATGCGTTTGAGGATGCCAACAACGTGTACATAGTTATGGA ATTGTGTGAGGGTGGAGAACTACTGGACAGAATTCTGGCAAG AGGTGGAAGATACATGGAGGAAGATGCTAAAACAATTATTGTCCAAATTTTAAGTGTGGTTTCCTATTGTCATCTTCAAGGTGTTGTGCATCGTGATCTAAAGCCAGAG aattttctttttgtcacAAAAGATGAGGATACTCCAATGAAGGTTATTGATTTTGGTCTATCTGATTTTATTAGGCCAG ATCAACGGCTCAATGATATTGTTGGTAGTGCGTACTATGTTGCACCTGAAGTGCTTCATAGATCTTACAGTGTTGAAGCAGATTTATGGAGCATTGGTGTCATAACATATATTTTGTTATGCGGAAGCAGACCTTTTTGGGCACGTACCGAATCAGGAATCTTTCGTTCTGTGCTAAGGGCTGATCCTAATTTTGATGATTCACCTTGGCCTATTGTGACACCAGAAGCTAAAGATTTTGTTAGAAGGCTTCTGAACAAGGACCACAGGAAAAGAATGACTGCTGCTCAAGCACTAA CTCACCCATGGTTACGAGATGAAAACCGTGCTGTGCCTTTAGATATTTTGATCTACAAGTTAGTTAAGTCATATATCCGTGCAACACCTTTCAAACGTGCAGCATTAAAG GCTCTCTCAAAAGCTCTAACAGAAGATGAGCTGGTGTACCTTAAGGCTCAATTTAGGCTCTTGGATCCAAAAAATGGATGTGTGTCCCTCGAGAATTTTAGAGCG GCTCTCATGAGAAATACCACTGATGCCATGAAGGAGTCGAAGGTTTCTGACATTTTGAATTTG ATGGATCCGCTCTCTTATAAAAGAATGGACTTCGAAGAGTTTTGTGCTGCCGCAATCAGTACCTATCAGCTTGAGGCTCTTGAAGGATGGGAGAACATTGCAAGTTCGGCTTTTGAGTATTTTGAACAGGAAGGAAACCGGGTCATTTCAGTTGAGGAACTGGCACAG GAACTGAATCTGGGTCCTCAAGCTCACCCTTTACTTAAGGATTGGATCAGAGACTCAGACAGAAAACTCAGCTTCCTTGGATTTACCAAATTCTTACATGGTGTGACAATACGTAGTTCTAATACAAGACACTGA